The following coding sequences lie in one Monomorium pharaonis isolate MP-MQ-018 chromosome 1, ASM1337386v2, whole genome shotgun sequence genomic window:
- the LOC118647041 gene encoding putative uncharacterized protein DDB_G0290521 produces MSERIDPLTLVRIPRCLTEQECALTTSSVLEVFLRPERTLSPPGVLGDPNSRLSAGADAAPIRDLRINVARMDEAPKQTLTPRPTPTPRPTPTPRTTPTPTPRTTSTPSPTPDSDISVQPASQAPTDEPREDDSPVPPT; encoded by the exons ATGTCCGAGCG AATAGACCCCCTGACCTTGGTACGGATACCTCGGTGTTTAACCGAGCAAGAATGTGCCCTGACCACTTCGAGTGTACTCGAAGTTTTCTTGAGGCCAGAGCGTACTCTTTCTCCGCCGGGCGTGCTCGGCGATCCCAATTCGAGA CTGTCAGCAGGAGCCGACGCTGCACCGATCCGAGACCTCCGAATCAACGTGGCGAGGATGGACGAGGCGCCGAAACAAACGCTGACACCGAGGCCGACGCCGACACCGAGGCCGACACCGACGCCGAGGACAACGCCGACGCCGACACCGAGGACGACGTCGACGCCGAGTCCGACGCCCGACTCGGACATATCAGTACAACCAGCAAGCCAGGCACCGACGGACGAGCCGAGGGAGGATGACTCACCGGTTCCGCCGACTTAG